Proteins from one Elgaria multicarinata webbii isolate HBS135686 ecotype San Diego chromosome 3, rElgMul1.1.pri, whole genome shotgun sequence genomic window:
- the LOC134395543 gene encoding vomeronasal type-2 receptor 26-like → MSQWHILPFLFAIHEINQNPRLLPNITLGYNIYENYFNPRMTYEALVDLMSLGQQHVPNYRCGGQNKLLAVHEGANFELSNQISTMLGIYKIPQVSYGFVSQVPKDKHQFPFIYRMVPKSEPHYLGIVKLLQHFRWTWIGLVAPENDSGERFMSNFMPVVIKNGICVAYSKSIPATVNSERHFNLILYLLDTQVNVVVGQVDTNAILILALFMQMIEKIKNSTVGKVCITTTLQDLSLRMFYRMIDLQHTHVSLSFLIKTHKRTRHDNFDALFLAIQQFETKAFHCFYSRDMLSVKVWERCREKENWDNLPQDVIESILSQDTYSIYNSIQAVAWTLHAAYSSHLNRMGMVGGDRLGLQRLHPFLRNFQLYNTSMDGAYLDENGDLAANFDIMNWVMFPNKSTAGVNVGSIERLSSSEIKFTIDQNAITWPRTFNQTVPFSRCTRSCLPGYAKTIREGEPICCYDCVPCPEGTISSQEDADHCTKCPDDQHPNKARDQCVLKLISFLSYEEILGIILALFALILSLTTGLLLGIFMKYRETPVVKANNRDLTYVLLISLLLSFLSSFLFIGRPQKVTCLLQQTTFSIIFSVAVSSLLAKTVMVVVAFMATKPGNRMRKWLGKSLANSIVISCSSVQVGICMIWLGIFPPFPDSDMHSQPGQVVLQCNEGSAVMFYSALGYMGFLAAICFTVAFLARKLPGAFNEAKLITFSMLVFCSVWVSFVPAYLSTKGKYMVAVQVFSILASSLGLLVCIFIPKSYIIILRRDLNSKEHLMMKSKDGI, encoded by the exons ATGAGCCAGTGGCACATCCTTCCCTTCTTGTTTGCCATTCATGAGATCAACCAGAATCCAAGGCTCTTGCCCAATatcaccctgggctacaacaTCTATGAGAACTATTTCAACCCAAGAATGACTTACGAGGCCTTGGTAGACCTGATGTCTCTTGGGCAGCAGCATGTTCCAAACTACAGATGTGGAGGACAGAATAAGCTCTTGGCTGTGCATGAAGGGGCCAACTTTGAACTCTCCAACCAGATTTCAACCATGCTGggcatctacaaaatcccacag GTCAGTTATGGTTTTGTTAGTCAAGTCCCTAAGGACAAACATCAGTTTCCTTTTATCTACCGGATGGTCCCAAAATCAGAACCGCATTACCTGGGGATTGTTAAACTGCTCCAGCATTTCAGATGGACGTGGATTGGTCTCGTTGCTCCAGAGAATGACAGTGGAGAAAGATTCATGAGCAACTTCATGCCAGTGGTCATAAAGAATGGTATTTGCGTTGCCTATTCCAAAAGTATCCCAGCGACAGTGAATTCGGAAAGACATTTCAACCTGATATTATATTTGCTGGACACTCAAGTTAATGTAGTTGTTGGTCAAGTGGACACCAATGCCATCTTAATTCTAGCACTATTCATGCAAATGATTGAAAAGATCAAAAATTCAACTGTAGGAAAAGTATGTATTACAACAACTTTGCAGGACCTCAGCTTGAGAATGTTTTACAGGATGATTGATCTCCAGCACACCCATGTTTCTTTGTCCTTCTTAATCAAGACGCACAAAAGGACACGACATGATAATTTTGATGCACTTTTCTTGGCTATCCAGCAGTTTGAGACTAAAGCATTTCATTGTTTCTATTCAAGAGACATGTTGTCTGTGAAAGTCTGGGAAAGATGCAGAGAAAAAGAGAATTGGGACAACCTGCCCCAGGATGTGATTGAAAGTATCCTCTCTCAAGACACCTACAGTATTTACAATTCCATCCAGGCTGTGGCCTGGACCTTACATGCTGCGTACTCATCCCATTTGAACCggatggggatggtgggtggagaCCGGCTGGGTCTTCAAAGG CTTCACCCTTTCCTGAGAAACTTTCAGCTTTATAATACTTCCATGGACGGAGCTTATTTGGATGAAAATGGAGATCTGGCAGCCAACTTTGATATCATGAACTGGGTGATGTTTCCCAACAAGTCCACTGCTGGAGTGAATGTTGGCAGTATAGAGAGACTGTCCTCCTCTGAGATAAAGTTCACCATTGATCAGAATGCCATTACGTGGCCCAGAACGTTTAACCAG ACAGTCCCTTTTTCTAGATGTACTAGAAGTTGCCTGCCTGGATACGCCAAGACAATTAGGGAAGGAGAGCCCATCTGCTGCTACGATTGTGTCCCATGTCCTGAAGGAACCATCTCCTCCCAGGAAG ATGCAGACCATTGCACCAAGTGTCCGGATGACCAGCATCCAAACAAGGCCCGAGATCAATGTGTTCTGAAGCTCATCAGTTTCCTCTCCTATGAAGAAATTCTGGGAATCATCCTAGCTTTATTTGCCCTAATCTTGTCCCTAACCACTGGCCTGCTTTTAGGAATCTTCATGAAATATCGAGAAACTCCAgtggtcaaagccaacaaccgagaTCTCACCTACGtactcctcatctccctcctgctatccttcttgtcctccttctTATTCATTGGACGGCCCCAGAAGGTGACCTGCCTTCTCCAACAAACcaccttcagcatcatcttctcagttgccGTCTCTTCCTTGTTGGCAAAAactgtcatggtggtggtggcatttatggccacaaagccagggaacaggatgaggaaatggctggggaagagtttggccaactcCATTGTAATTTCTTGTTCCAGTGTCCAAGTGGGCATCTGCATGATCTGGCTGGGAATCTTTCCCCCATTCCCAGACTCTGACATGCATTCCCAGCCTGGGCAGGTCGTCCTGCAATGTAACGAAGGGTCTGCAGTCATGTTTTATagtgcccttggctacatgggcttcctggctgccatctgtttCACGGTGgccttcctagccaggaagctgcctggagcattcaatgaagccaagctgatcaccttcagcatgctggtgttttgcagtgtttgggtgtcctttgtgccggcctacctgagcaccaaagggaaatacatggtagctgtgcaGGTCTTCTCTATCTTGGCTTCCAGTTTGGGTTTATTGGTTTGCATCTTCATCCCCAAAAGCTACATTATCATATTAAGGCGAGATCTAAATAGCAAAGAGCATTTAATGATGAAATCTAAAGATGGCATCTGA